The proteins below are encoded in one region of Nitrospira lenta:
- a CDS encoding ABC transporter permease, translated as MTPVQAIIAKELRGYFVSPVVYVVGAIFLLIFGFLSYLYVVYAGYQAIQIMQMQGGQAQLNLNDLVFRNLFASMRFVLLIILPILTMRLFAEERKLRTFEFLMTSPIGINEIVAGKFVSVFLVFLGLLGLTGLVPTVLMLFSDFDWNPIWTGYLGMTLLGALFISVGLLASAITENQIVAAFLSFGILLLIWLISGLGALLGDTTLGQIISYVSFMDHYDRLVRGLIDTKDLVYFFSSLAFMLFLTHRAVESTRWK; from the coding sequence ATGACTCCGGTACAGGCCATTATCGCGAAAGAACTGCGCGGCTACTTTGTGTCTCCGGTAGTCTATGTCGTCGGCGCCATCTTTTTGCTCATCTTCGGATTCTTGTCCTATCTCTACGTGGTCTATGCCGGCTATCAGGCCATCCAGATCATGCAGATGCAAGGCGGCCAGGCGCAGTTAAACTTGAACGACCTGGTCTTCCGGAATCTCTTCGCGAGTATGCGGTTTGTGCTCCTCATCATTCTCCCCATTCTCACGATGCGGCTCTTTGCAGAAGAGCGCAAACTGCGCACCTTCGAATTTCTGATGACCTCGCCGATCGGCATCAATGAAATCGTGGCCGGCAAATTCGTCAGCGTGTTTCTTGTCTTCTTGGGCCTCCTCGGCCTGACCGGCCTCGTGCCGACGGTCCTAATGCTCTTCAGCGACTTCGACTGGAATCCGATTTGGACCGGCTATCTCGGCATGACCCTGCTCGGCGCCCTGTTTATCTCAGTCGGTCTACTCGCATCGGCGATCACGGAAAACCAGATCGTCGCCGCGTTTCTCAGCTTCGGCATATTGCTGCTCATCTGGTTGATCTCCGGCTTGGGCGCGCTGTTGGGCGACACCACCCTGGGACAAATCATTTCGTATGTCTCGTTCATGGACCATTACGATCGCCTGGTGCGCGGCCTGATCGACACGAAAGACCTGGTGTACTTCTTCAGCAGCCTGGCCTTCATGCTCTTTCTCACCCACCGCGCGGTGGAATCGACCAGGTGGAAATGA
- a CDS encoding GldG family protein, whose product MSLKALPLGIIGTVLAVAGLIAYSLTPDLLWAVTIAEGLALLCLVLFFILHFDAVKAFSSRRSTHMGANSLLMILLVTAILVIVNFLAARHSIRWDLSENQNFTLAPQTYRVLRSLPQDVKITVFTREKDPGYTGYKERLESYRQASNKLTVEFVDPERQPKIAQNYGIFRTDTAIFESNGQTIRITSPSEVELTGALIRISKPAKKRIVFLEGHSERSLEDKERNGLSLAKEALSKQGYDIGTLSLLKDAAVPDDTAVLVLAGPRNQVTKEEQDRIRTYVDKGGHLLAMIDPDTKTELDPLLAHYGLGLGQGVLVDLQDRLAQGDLTSLLVRTFTEHEITQDLTAAVLFPLARHLIFDEQTGKDWDYVPLARTSPNSWAETNMQGRVVSLNENEDVKGPLPLAAALAPQKAPEEGKPRPAIVVIGNSTFATNAFFNFPGNTDFFLHTTGWLAEERDLISIVPKEPALRPFIPNPTQERTLLYIQVLFLPIMTMLTGVMVWRKRRRL is encoded by the coding sequence ATGAGCCTGAAAGCCCTCCCGCTCGGCATCATTGGAACTGTCCTGGCCGTTGCCGGCCTGATCGCCTATAGCCTCACGCCTGATCTCCTGTGGGCCGTCACGATCGCGGAAGGACTGGCGCTCCTGTGCCTGGTCCTCTTTTTCATCCTGCATTTTGACGCCGTCAAAGCCTTTTCAAGCCGCCGCTCAACCCATATGGGAGCGAACAGCCTTCTCATGATTCTGCTGGTCACGGCTATTCTCGTGATTGTGAACTTCCTGGCGGCGCGCCATTCCATCCGTTGGGATCTCTCGGAGAATCAGAATTTCACCCTGGCGCCACAGACCTATCGTGTACTCCGCAGTCTTCCGCAAGATGTGAAGATTACCGTCTTCACGCGCGAAAAAGACCCTGGCTATACCGGCTACAAAGAGCGGCTTGAAAGTTATCGCCAAGCCTCGAATAAACTCACCGTCGAATTCGTCGATCCGGAACGGCAACCGAAAATCGCGCAGAACTACGGCATCTTCCGAACCGACACGGCCATCTTCGAGAGCAACGGACAAACGATTCGTATCACCAGTCCATCGGAAGTCGAACTCACCGGCGCGCTGATCCGTATTTCCAAACCCGCCAAGAAACGCATCGTCTTCCTAGAGGGCCACAGCGAACGCAGCCTGGAAGACAAAGAACGCAACGGCCTGTCCCTGGCAAAGGAAGCGCTGAGCAAACAGGGCTACGACATCGGCACTCTGTCGCTGCTGAAGGACGCGGCCGTCCCGGACGACACCGCCGTGCTCGTCCTCGCCGGTCCGCGCAACCAGGTGACCAAAGAAGAACAAGACCGCATTCGAACCTACGTGGACAAGGGCGGGCACCTGCTCGCGATGATCGACCCGGACACCAAGACTGAACTGGATCCATTGCTTGCCCACTACGGCCTCGGCTTGGGCCAGGGAGTCCTCGTCGATCTCCAAGATCGACTGGCCCAAGGGGACCTGACCTCCCTGTTGGTCCGCACCTTCACGGAGCATGAAATTACCCAGGACCTGACCGCGGCGGTCCTGTTCCCGCTCGCTCGCCACCTGATCTTCGATGAGCAGACCGGGAAAGACTGGGATTATGTCCCGTTGGCACGGACGTCCCCGAACAGTTGGGCCGAGACCAACATGCAAGGCCGTGTCGTCAGCTTGAATGAAAACGAAGACGTGAAGGGGCCCTTGCCGCTCGCCGCCGCGCTGGCACCCCAAAAGGCTCCGGAGGAAGGGAAGCCCAGACCAGCCATCGTGGTCATAGGCAATTCAACATTCGCCACCAATGCGTTTTTCAACTTCCCCGGCAACACCGACTTTTTCTTGCACACCACCGGATGGCTTGCCGAGGAGCGGGATCTGATCTCTATCGTCCCCAAAGAGCCGGCTCTCCGGCCTTTCATCCCGAATCCTACGCAAGAGCGGACATTGCTCTACATTCAAGTCCTCTTCCTCCCCATCATGACGATGCTGACCGGCGTGATGGTCTGGAGAAAACGTCGCAGGCTGTAA
- a CDS encoding DUF4340 domain-containing protein, with the protein MRYWPTLLLLFILAGLGSYLYFVELPAKQSEEKQIVAQQNLLPFAETDITGLTVSTPQGVVEMKRRDQKGWSITAPLQTDADMREVQSMIRALVTGKVLRSVEENPSALAPFGLEQPITTITVTAGAQQETLSIGDNGPLSSTLYVHRHSSHSVLLTDLTTKSFVNKTLLTFRRKDLLQFVQADLDRVRLTYPTTEIVLYNLSKNKPKPTWKIRYPIEAEADQTEVRSLLFKMEDLKALGIIDPGPERTAIAKTLTTPKLKITLHTTDGDQTVKLYQPDPESGEAFAETRPDAPLYRINPLVIKDLSRELFTLQDKRLLGIDYTEIAMLSVKTRDKQYVLINENGQWVLEDQPTEKLVQEAADLLVSRVANLPAEERVTKQAAALAPYGLVAPTAEFVATGRDGKIAGRLTLGTQAGNLIYATGERLQGVFQARPDLLNQIPAKAELVAKPADKNASAH; encoded by the coding sequence ATGCGCTATTGGCCCACATTACTTCTGCTGTTCATTCTGGCGGGACTGGGGAGCTACCTCTATTTCGTCGAATTGCCGGCGAAGCAAAGCGAAGAAAAACAGATTGTCGCGCAACAGAACCTTCTCCCCTTCGCTGAAACAGACATCACCGGACTCACCGTCTCCACGCCGCAGGGCGTCGTCGAGATGAAGCGACGAGACCAGAAGGGCTGGTCGATTACCGCGCCGCTTCAGACCGACGCCGATATGCGGGAAGTGCAGTCGATGATTCGGGCGCTCGTCACCGGAAAGGTGCTCCGCAGCGTCGAAGAAAATCCCAGCGCGCTGGCCCCATTCGGGCTCGAACAACCGATCACGACCATCACCGTCACCGCGGGCGCGCAACAGGAAACCCTGTCGATCGGCGACAACGGTCCCCTCTCCTCGACGCTCTACGTCCATCGGCATTCCTCACACAGCGTGCTCTTGACGGACCTGACCACGAAAAGCTTCGTCAATAAAACCTTGCTGACGTTCCGCCGGAAGGATCTGCTGCAATTTGTGCAAGCCGACCTCGACCGCGTGCGTCTGACCTACCCGACGACGGAAATCGTGCTCTACAATCTGTCAAAGAATAAACCCAAGCCGACGTGGAAAATCCGCTACCCGATCGAAGCCGAGGCGGACCAGACGGAAGTGCGCTCGCTGCTGTTCAAGATGGAAGATTTGAAAGCGCTCGGCATCATCGATCCCGGTCCTGAACGGACGGCGATTGCGAAGACGCTGACCACCCCAAAGCTGAAGATCACCCTACACACCACCGATGGGGATCAGACGGTGAAGCTCTATCAGCCCGATCCTGAGAGCGGGGAAGCCTTTGCTGAAACCAGACCGGATGCGCCGCTCTACCGGATCAACCCGCTGGTCATTAAAGATCTGTCGCGTGAGCTCTTCACCCTCCAGGACAAGCGCCTGTTGGGAATCGACTACACGGAGATCGCGATGCTCTCCGTGAAGACGCGAGATAAACAGTACGTATTGATCAATGAGAATGGCCAGTGGGTCCTCGAAGACCAACCGACAGAGAAACTGGTTCAGGAAGCCGCCGATCTGCTCGTCAGCCGCGTGGCCAATCTTCCCGCCGAAGAACGGGTCACCAAGCAAGCGGCCGCCCTGGCCCCCTATGGACTCGTCGCCCCGACGGCGGAGTTTGTCGCTACCGGGAGAGACGGCAAGATCGCCGGCCGCCTCACGCTCGGCACCCAGGCCGGTAACCTCATCTATGCGACCGGCGAGCGCCTACAAGGCGTCTTCCAGGCCCGCCCCGATCTCCTCAATCAGATTCCGGCCAAAGCCGAGCTCGTAGCCAAACCGGCCGACAAGAATGCGTCGGCGCACTAG
- the glgP gene encoding alpha-glucan family phosphorylase: MNTVDNANPIPKHLPQNLIRLAELSQNLWWSWTLEARQLFEQIDPTLWYFTHHNPVRLLQEVKPERLQELAHDPVFVRFYSAVMKRFDEYRLGNGTWYGKTYGHPKSPSIAYFSAEFGLHTSIPIYSGGLGILAGDHCKEASDLGVPLVGIGFMYPQGYFRQRITPEGWQEAAYAPFNREESPIRPALTPSGTPCKITVVMGHRTVAAQVWRVEVGRIVLYLIDTDVPENNPENRALSARLYGGDQEIRLCQEILLGIGGVRMLRELGINPTVFHANEGHSAFLTLERIREFVQKGSTHAEASELVRQSTVFTTHTPVPAGHDVFPYYLMDRYFTGYWEQLGLSREEFLRLGETPESRGQGFNMTALAMNLAAHVNGVSREHGRVSREMWQHHWPGLATDLIPIKSVTNGIHAPTWIGPDMSQLYGKFIGPDWAERCDEQTQWQRVSDIPDSQLWAVRQHMKRRLMGFIRERARTGWINGHLQSSQVIARGTLLDPEALTIGFARRFATYKRATLLFSDLERLKRLLQNHWRPVQLVFAGKAHPADEPGRYFIHEVVNFCNDHKLGGHVAFLEDYDMHMAKFLVQGVDVWLNTPRFPLEASGTSGMKAALNGVINCSVLDGWWKEGYNGANGWGIDPLPPSTDQHEQDVHDAEELYRLLEQEIVPLYYQRDLDGTPRGWLQMVKECIRTIAPQFCTKRMVKDYVETMYSKAAVRTPSSW; the protein is encoded by the coding sequence GTGAATACCGTCGATAACGCGAATCCTATTCCCAAGCACCTCCCGCAGAATCTGATCCGTCTGGCCGAGCTCTCACAAAATCTCTGGTGGAGCTGGACGCTGGAAGCCCGACAGCTGTTCGAACAAATTGATCCGACGCTCTGGTACTTCACCCATCACAATCCCGTTCGTCTACTCCAGGAAGTGAAACCCGAACGGCTTCAAGAACTCGCGCACGATCCGGTCTTCGTCCGGTTTTACTCGGCGGTGATGAAACGCTTCGACGAATACCGCTTGGGCAACGGCACCTGGTACGGCAAGACGTACGGCCATCCGAAGAGCCCATCCATCGCCTATTTCTCCGCAGAGTTTGGCCTGCACACCTCTATCCCCATCTATAGCGGCGGCCTGGGCATCCTCGCGGGCGACCACTGCAAAGAAGCCAGCGACCTGGGTGTGCCGCTCGTAGGAATCGGCTTCATGTATCCGCAAGGCTACTTTCGCCAGCGGATCACACCGGAGGGCTGGCAAGAAGCAGCCTATGCGCCGTTCAACCGCGAAGAGTCCCCGATCCGCCCCGCCCTTACCCCGTCAGGCACACCCTGCAAAATTACGGTGGTGATGGGGCATCGTACGGTGGCGGCACAGGTGTGGCGCGTCGAAGTCGGACGCATCGTGCTCTATTTGATCGACACCGATGTCCCGGAAAATAACCCGGAGAATCGGGCGCTCTCGGCCCGTCTGTACGGCGGCGATCAGGAAATTCGTCTCTGCCAGGAAATCCTCCTGGGCATCGGCGGCGTGCGCATGCTGCGGGAACTCGGGATCAATCCGACCGTCTTCCATGCCAATGAAGGACACTCGGCTTTTCTCACATTGGAACGTATCCGCGAATTCGTCCAGAAGGGATCGACCCACGCTGAGGCCAGTGAACTCGTTCGCCAAAGCACGGTCTTTACGACCCATACCCCGGTCCCGGCCGGCCATGATGTCTTCCCCTATTATTTGATGGACCGTTATTTCACGGGCTACTGGGAACAACTGGGATTGAGCCGAGAGGAATTCCTCCGGCTGGGTGAAACCCCGGAATCGCGCGGACAGGGTTTCAACATGACGGCGCTGGCCATGAACCTGGCGGCGCACGTGAACGGCGTGAGTCGTGAACATGGCCGCGTCTCCCGCGAGATGTGGCAGCACCATTGGCCCGGCCTCGCGACGGACCTGATACCGATCAAGAGTGTGACGAACGGCATCCACGCCCCAACCTGGATCGGTCCGGATATGAGCCAGCTCTACGGCAAATTCATCGGCCCGGACTGGGCCGAACGCTGCGACGAACAGACCCAGTGGCAGCGCGTCAGCGATATCCCTGACAGCCAGCTCTGGGCCGTGCGGCAACATATGAAACGGAGACTCATGGGTTTCATCCGCGAGCGCGCCAGAACCGGATGGATCAACGGCCATCTGCAGTCCTCGCAAGTCATCGCCCGCGGAACGTTGCTCGATCCCGAAGCCTTGACCATTGGATTCGCCCGCCGCTTCGCCACCTATAAACGCGCCACGCTGCTCTTCAGCGATCTTGAACGGCTGAAACGTCTGTTACAAAATCATTGGCGGCCGGTGCAGCTCGTGTTCGCCGGCAAGGCCCATCCCGCCGATGAACCGGGACGCTACTTCATCCATGAGGTCGTAAATTTCTGCAATGACCACAAGCTCGGCGGCCACGTCGCTTTTCTCGAAGACTACGACATGCATATGGCCAAGTTCTTAGTGCAGGGAGTGGATGTGTGGCTCAACACCCCGCGCTTCCCGCTTGAAGCCAGCGGCACCAGTGGGATGAAAGCCGCACTGAACGGCGTCATCAATTGCAGCGTACTCGACGGCTGGTGGAAAGAAGGTTACAACGGCGCAAACGGATGGGGCATCGACCCACTGCCGCCCTCGACCGACCAGCACGAGCAGGATGTCCATGACGCGGAAGAGCTCTACCGCCTGCTTGAACAAGAAATCGTACCCCTTTACTATCAGCGCGACCTCGACGGCACGCCGCGAGGCTGGCTCCAAATGGTGAAGGAATGTATCCGGACGATCGCCCCGCAGTTCTGCACAAAGCGCATGGTGAAGGACTACGTCGAGACGATGTACAGCAAAGCCGCTGTCCGCACACCGTCGTCATGGTAA
- a CDS encoding septal ring lytic transglycosylase RlpA family protein, whose product MTRQICTTHPRIGLSGVLVAALCVSFGACSWVPKGETGLDVGIKDRGIASWYGEQFHGKQAANGELFDMQALTAAHRTLPLGSMVRVVNLTNGKHVRVRINDRGPYVNGRILDLSQAAAVKLGMVQNGLSVIQLEVVGDRRPDFVLAEEEAPSTQSALLSVHHLDPLAIRVPPVATLGLPVSSSAHRPRILPTDVLMQRRIRRVPSFLAADHTAHTENITLVIG is encoded by the coding sequence ATGACACGTCAAATCTGTACGACACATCCGCGCATCGGCCTTTCGGGGGTCCTCGTGGCCGCCCTCTGTGTATCGTTCGGCGCCTGCTCGTGGGTGCCGAAGGGAGAAACCGGACTGGATGTCGGCATTAAGGACCGGGGCATTGCTTCCTGGTACGGGGAGCAGTTTCATGGCAAACAGGCTGCCAATGGGGAGCTATTTGACATGCAGGCCCTGACCGCCGCGCACCGGACTCTTCCGCTCGGCAGCATGGTGCGCGTGGTGAACCTGACGAACGGGAAGCATGTCCGTGTGCGAATCAACGATCGCGGTCCCTATGTGAATGGCCGGATCCTCGATCTTTCTCAGGCCGCGGCCGTGAAGTTGGGCATGGTGCAGAACGGATTGTCTGTGATTCAGTTGGAGGTCGTTGGAGACCGCCGTCCGGACTTTGTGCTGGCGGAAGAAGAGGCTCCTTCGACGCAATCCGCGCTCCTCAGTGTCCACCATCTCGACCCGCTCGCCATCCGGGTTCCTCCCGTCGCTACATTGGGATTGCCGGTTTCCTCGTCGGCGCATCGTCCGCGCATTCTGCCGACCGATGTGTTGATGCAGCGGCGCATTCGTCGAGTCCCGTCCTTCTTAGCGGCCGACCATACGGCCCATACTGAAAACATCACGCTCGTCATCGGATAG
- a CDS encoding HEAT repeat domain-containing protein: MEHPRQASPSAETSDQLPASDELTDKVAEDLALTPAGSQELMAVAPDQVILEEEKVKDEIEIQIDLLSDPDWVVRREAVITLGEMGDERCVEPLSRALRDGDWQVREVAIEALGQVGSPAVDILLKLLRDWDVRKYAILALGKIRDERVLDPLMVQLRNDEFKDDAINALVELGEPAVPKFIAALKDREESVRQSAVLGLGRIKHSESIDPLIAMLQDKDWFTRLIAAAALESIGDDRGREAIKPLLKDPDMVVKMRVERILAKWKKQPVSQPANA, encoded by the coding sequence ATGGAACACCCCCGTCAAGCATCCCCGTCCGCTGAGACCTCCGACCAGCTTCCTGCCAGCGATGAGCTGACCGATAAGGTGGCTGAAGACCTGGCGCTGACCCCTGCGGGTTCCCAGGAGCTTATGGCCGTCGCTCCCGACCAGGTTATCCTGGAAGAGGAGAAGGTCAAGGACGAGATCGAGATTCAGATCGATCTCCTCAGCGATCCGGACTGGGTCGTGCGGCGCGAAGCCGTCATTACGCTCGGCGAGATGGGGGATGAGCGGTGTGTCGAGCCGTTGTCACGCGCACTGCGCGACGGTGACTGGCAAGTGCGCGAAGTCGCCATCGAGGCGCTCGGGCAGGTCGGCTCCCCGGCCGTCGACATCCTCTTGAAGCTGCTCCGCGACTGGGATGTGCGGAAGTACGCCATCTTGGCCCTCGGAAAGATTCGTGATGAACGGGTGTTGGATCCCTTGATGGTGCAGTTGCGGAACGACGAGTTCAAAGATGACGCGATCAATGCGCTCGTGGAACTCGGTGAGCCGGCGGTACCGAAATTTATCGCCGCACTGAAGGATAGAGAAGAGAGTGTGCGTCAGAGCGCCGTATTGGGATTGGGCCGGATCAAGCACAGCGAGTCGATCGATCCGCTCATCGCCATGTTGCAGGATAAGGATTGGTTCACCAGGCTGATTGCGGCGGCCGCATTGGAATCGATCGGCGATGACCGGGGTCGTGAGGCGATCAAGCCGCTGCTCAAGGATCCCGATATGGTGGTGAAGATGCGTGTCGAGCGGATCCTGGCCAAGTGGAAGAAGCAGCCGGTCTCCCAACCGGCGAATGCCTAG
- a CDS encoding ABC transporter ATP-binding protein, whose protein sequence is MIDVQNITKRYGNLTAIDRVTFSVAKGEVLAFLGPNGAGKTTTMRILTCFMPATEGRATVAGFDCADQPLDVKRRIGYLPETPPVYLEFTVSEYLTFVGRMRGMVGKNLTTAIDQSIEKLALGTVRHRLIGNLSRGYRQRVGLAQAVLHDPPVLILDEPTVGLDPKQIIEIRDLIKGLAGSHSVILSTHILPEATAVCQRVVIISGGRIVAEDTPDQLSARLRHSEKISVTIKTPPDNCLAKLQSIPGILNVFQGQSAGTFLLECALGQDKRDEVARFIIANQWGLLELRTISMTLEDVFLQLTRHEEGMTPQADQVSELPQATQETAS, encoded by the coding sequence ATGATTGACGTTCAGAACATTACCAAGCGGTATGGGAATCTCACGGCCATCGACCGGGTCACCTTTTCCGTGGCCAAAGGCGAGGTGTTGGCATTTCTTGGCCCGAACGGCGCCGGGAAGACCACCACCATGCGCATTCTCACCTGTTTCATGCCGGCCACCGAGGGCAGGGCTACAGTCGCCGGATTTGATTGCGCCGACCAGCCCCTCGACGTGAAACGCCGCATCGGCTATCTCCCGGAAACGCCACCGGTCTATCTGGAATTCACCGTCTCGGAATATCTGACCTTCGTCGGCCGGATGCGCGGCATGGTCGGCAAAAACCTCACGACGGCGATCGATCAATCCATTGAAAAGTTAGCACTAGGCACCGTCCGCCATCGCCTGATCGGCAACCTGTCGCGAGGCTATCGTCAACGCGTGGGGCTGGCTCAAGCCGTCCTGCATGATCCGCCGGTCTTGATTCTCGACGAACCGACCGTCGGGCTGGATCCGAAACAGATCATCGAAATTCGTGACTTGATCAAGGGGCTGGCCGGGTCGCATTCCGTGATCCTCAGCACGCACATCCTTCCCGAAGCCACCGCCGTCTGCCAGCGGGTTGTTATTATCAGCGGCGGACGGATCGTTGCCGAAGACACCCCCGATCAGCTGTCTGCGCGACTCCGGCATTCGGAAAAAATCTCGGTGACGATCAAAACGCCGCCGGACAACTGTCTGGCCAAGCTCCAATCCATCCCGGGCATTCTGAATGTGTTTCAAGGCCAGTCCGCCGGCACATTCCTCCTGGAATGCGCGCTGGGTCAGGACAAGCGTGATGAGGTCGCCCGGTTCATCATCGCCAATCAGTGGGGCCTCCTCGAACTACGGACCATCTCCATGACCCTTGAAGACGTCTTCCTGCAACTGACCCGCCATGAAGAGGGCATGACACCTCAAGCCGACCAGGTAAGCGAGCTCCCCCAGGCCACCCAGGAGACCGCCTCATGA
- a CDS encoding HEAT repeat domain-containing protein: MALCCAVMTGLLLQLAAPSETSAATSATSAQDKDLPALFKAGDYPAIVQRFQALPKDATPSKEMLRLAFHSLVKLGRGEEALPLYPRLKTEGQPDDLTLLSPLALSLVTSRVRDQKEHVRIAAYTVLAELGLPETGPLLEDGLLNSSVLVRARAAEAIGRAGLAAKSGALKRAINDEAPSVRIAAMNALGDARIMEMKPRLIEIGRTEEGPEAIFAYAALFKMGQTDMLIDITNAATLPDAEVRMAAIGVLGRLKRPASLAVLSQAVYDPNPSVRAFAAGALGEFGSPGGVAPLTHALGDEMAMVRGVAAGSLGRLGLKENRPLLQALTKDPSLQVRASAAESLLRLGDSSVLLMAADLARNPDPSIRGSAAQALSATSDKEALSVLQALLQDQQPLPRLMAAKALGKLSGPVIPILLKGLQDSDEAVRITAAGSLLQQTARAARPTRRP, translated from the coding sequence GTGGCACTCTGCTGCGCCGTCATGACGGGTCTGCTGCTCCAACTTGCAGCACCAAGTGAAACGTCGGCGGCAACCTCCGCGACTTCCGCCCAAGACAAAGACCTCCCCGCGCTCTTTAAAGCGGGCGACTATCCGGCCATCGTGCAGCGCTTTCAGGCGCTCCCCAAAGACGCCACGCCGTCAAAAGAGATGCTCCGCCTGGCCTTCCACAGTTTGGTGAAACTCGGCCGCGGGGAAGAAGCCCTGCCGTTGTATCCTCGACTCAAGACGGAAGGCCAACCGGACGATCTGACGTTGCTCAGCCCCCTCGCGCTTAGTCTCGTGACCAGCCGTGTGCGCGATCAGAAAGAACATGTGCGTATCGCTGCCTACACAGTCTTGGCCGAGCTAGGCCTTCCGGAAACCGGCCCGCTGCTGGAAGACGGTCTGCTGAATAGCTCGGTGTTGGTCCGCGCACGCGCCGCGGAAGCGATCGGACGCGCCGGGCTCGCCGCCAAGTCGGGCGCGCTGAAACGGGCCATCAACGACGAAGCACCGAGCGTCCGCATCGCCGCCATGAATGCGTTGGGTGATGCCCGCATCATGGAGATGAAACCGCGGTTGATTGAAATCGGCCGGACCGAAGAAGGTCCCGAGGCCATTTTTGCCTATGCGGCTCTCTTTAAGATGGGCCAAACCGACATGCTCATCGACATCACCAACGCCGCCACCTTACCGGATGCCGAAGTCCGCATGGCCGCGATCGGGGTCCTCGGCCGACTGAAACGACCGGCCAGTCTGGCCGTACTCAGTCAGGCCGTGTACGATCCCAACCCATCCGTGCGGGCCTTTGCCGCCGGAGCACTGGGAGAATTCGGATCCCCCGGAGGAGTCGCCCCGCTGACTCATGCGTTAGGCGATGAAATGGCGATGGTACGCGGCGTGGCAGCCGGCAGCCTGGGCCGGTTAGGCCTCAAGGAGAATCGCCCCTTGTTGCAAGCCCTTACCAAGGATCCCAGCCTGCAAGTGCGAGCCAGCGCTGCGGAAAGCCTGCTTCGCCTGGGTGATTCATCGGTCTTGCTCATGGCGGCCGACCTGGCGAGAAACCCGGATCCGTCTATTCGAGGAAGCGCGGCCCAAGCCCTGAGTGCAACGTCTGACAAGGAAGCGTTGTCGGTACTGCAGGCGCTGCTCCAGGATCAACAACCGCTCCCGCGGCTCATGGCCGCAAAGGCCTTGGGCAAGCTCTCCGGGCCCGTGATTCCGATTCTTCTGAAAGGGCTGCAAGACTCCGATGAGGCCGTGCGGATCACCGCAGCCGGCAGCCTCTTGCAACAGACCGCCCGCGCCGCACGACCCACGCGTCGGCCCTAA